One genomic window of Gracilinema caldarium DSM 7334 includes the following:
- a CDS encoding deoxyribodipyrimidine photo-lyase codes for MHRARIHECNRKEEQPGRYILYWMQASIRGRSNLALDYAVEAANRRGLPLITVFCIQDNYLSASQIHYKYLFAGLTEAQQNLTEKGIALYLYKGDPIQILPLLAQHAALVVLDTGYLRHQRIWRTNLGSRLPCRTIWVESNIIIPVETASIKEEWSAFTLRRKIIPLLDDFLDRATDEIPRYSSLNTDFLPHVPDHFSLNLPNLLKYPPGTCPKRMAEQTITDIPGHQIALQRFSDFLTARIDTYESDRNNPLLNGTSRMSGALHFGFISPLEMALTLQQELGLHRISACNHPGAAAYLEELIVRRELAINFCYYNNAYDTPAGLPSWAIQTLTEGNLHPRRQIYNLESLEMAQTDDPYWNAAQNQMVRTGYMHGYMRMYWGKQLIAWTGDYETAMKFAILLNDQYSLDGRDPNGYAGIAWCFGKHDRPWQGRPIYGTVRYMNAAGLRRKFDANAYAQAYVSL; via the coding sequence ATGCATAGAGCTCGGATCCACGAGTGCAACCGAAAAGAAGAACAGCCTGGCAGATATATCCTTTATTGGATGCAGGCTTCCATCAGGGGGCGAAGCAACTTGGCCCTCGATTACGCCGTAGAGGCTGCAAATCGCCGAGGGTTGCCCCTTATAACGGTCTTCTGCATCCAAGATAACTACCTTTCAGCTTCTCAAATTCACTACAAGTATCTTTTTGCGGGCCTCACCGAGGCACAGCAGAATTTAACAGAAAAAGGGATTGCCCTGTACCTTTATAAGGGGGATCCTATACAAATACTACCACTTCTGGCCCAGCATGCAGCCCTGGTAGTTCTTGATACGGGGTATCTGCGCCATCAGCGCATCTGGAGAACCAACCTAGGGTCAAGGCTTCCTTGTAGAACAATCTGGGTCGAATCCAATATTATCATACCCGTAGAAACCGCAAGTATTAAGGAAGAATGGTCAGCCTTTACCCTGCGCCGTAAAATCATCCCCCTTCTCGATGATTTTCTCGACCGCGCAACCGATGAAATCCCTCGATATTCCTCGTTGAATACAGACTTCCTTCCACATGTACCTGATCATTTTTCCCTGAACTTACCTAACCTTCTCAAGTATCCCCCAGGGACCTGTCCTAAAAGGATGGCTGAACAGACCATTACCGACATCCCGGGCCATCAGATAGCATTACAAAGGTTTTCAGACTTCCTTACAGCTCGTATCGATACTTATGAATCTGACCGAAATAATCCTCTCTTGAATGGCACATCACGGATGAGCGGAGCCCTGCATTTTGGTTTCATATCCCCCCTTGAAATGGCACTGACTCTACAGCAAGAACTGGGTCTGCACCGGATCTCTGCATGCAACCACCCAGGGGCGGCGGCATACCTGGAAGAATTAATCGTCCGCCGAGAATTGGCCATCAATTTTTGCTATTATAATAATGCCTATGATACCCCTGCAGGCCTTCCTTCCTGGGCCATTCAAACACTTACCGAAGGGAATTTACATCCTCGGCGACAGATATATAACCTTGAGAGTCTCGAAATGGCTCAAACCGATGACCCTTACTGGAATGCAGCTCAAAACCAGATGGTTCGGACCGGCTATATGCATGGTTATATGCGGATGTACTGGGGAAAACAGCTTATTGCATGGACTGGAGATTATGAAACCGCCATGAAATTTGCCATTTTACTGAATGATCAGTATTCTTTAGATGGGAGAGATCCCAATGGGTATGCTGGTATAGCATGGTGCTTCGGCAAACATGATAGGCCCTGGCAAGGGCGGCCAATCTATGGAACAGTACGGTATATGAATGCCGCTGGTCTTCGTAGAAAATTTGATGCCAACGCCTATGCTCAGGCCTATGTTTCATTATAA
- a CDS encoding glutaredoxin family protein, with amino-acid sequence MFDYVEYITVEGPNKNHDVEVYALSTCGFCKRALAFLRDQGISHRYIHVDLIPIEIKNKIKEALHDQFKEHVSFPFAVIDGKTTLIGFIESDWRKTLLDTK; translated from the coding sequence ATGTTTGATTATGTGGAATATATTACGGTAGAAGGACCGAATAAAAACCATGATGTTGAGGTCTATGCCCTTTCTACCTGTGGTTTTTGCAAACGAGCTCTTGCTTTTTTACGTGACCAGGGGATTTCCCACCGCTACATTCATGTAGATCTGATTCCAATAGAGATAAAAAATAAAATAAAAGAAGCTCTCCATGATCAATTCAAGGAGCATGTATCCTTTCCCTTTGCAGTCATTGACGGCAAAACAACCCTTATTGGGTTTATAGAATCCGATTGGCGAAAAACTCTGCTGGATACCAAATAA
- the trmB gene encoding tRNA (guanosine(46)-N7)-methyltransferase TrmB: MEEQLKETAHGPIRSFVLRAGRMSDAQRRSYEKLSPLYCIPYEKRLLDLNTLFKNPNPVVIEIGFGMGSATAQLAEQNPHINYLGIEVHRPGVGKLLWEIEQRGLTNIRIVEHDAVEVLQDMLAPESVDAFHVFFPDPWPKKRHHKRRLIKRPFTDLLVSRMKPGAYFYMATDWVDYGRWALAELSATPGLENPYDGFAPQQKWRPLTKFEKKGLDKAHKVSEIYMVRSQT, encoded by the coding sequence ATGGAAGAACAGCTTAAAGAAACTGCCCACGGCCCCATTCGCAGTTTTGTACTTCGAGCAGGAAGAATGAGTGATGCCCAGCGGCGGAGCTATGAAAAGCTCTCACCCCTGTACTGCATACCCTATGAGAAAAGACTCCTTGACCTGAATACCCTATTTAAAAACCCCAATCCGGTGGTGATAGAAATTGGCTTTGGTATGGGCTCTGCTACGGCTCAGTTAGCAGAGCAGAATCCTCATATAAATTATCTTGGTATTGAAGTGCATCGGCCAGGGGTCGGGAAACTCCTATGGGAAATTGAACAGCGGGGGCTTACGAATATCCGAATTGTTGAACATGATGCGGTAGAAGTTTTGCAGGATATGTTGGCCCCCGAATCGGTCGATGCTTTCCATGTATTCTTTCCCGACCCCTGGCCAAAAAAGCGGCACCACAAGCGGCGGCTTATCAAACGGCCCTTTACGGACCTCTTGGTGTCCCGTATGAAGCCGGGGGCTTATTTTTATATGGCCACCGATTGGGTCGATTATGGAAGGTGGGCTTTGGCTGAGCTTTCTGCAACCCCGGGCTTGGAAAATCCCTATGATGGCTTTGCTCCCCAGCAGAAATGGCGGCCCCTCACGAAATTTGAGAAAAAAGGGCTGGACAAGGCCCATAAGGTCTCTGAAATTTATATGGTACGGAGCCAAACCTGA
- a CDS encoding ferredoxin-thioredoxin reductase catalytic domain-containing protein — translation MKPKSIDETKTFTEMVARKQGWVLTRDSSLYDDLVQGLNTNWNRYGYYLCPCRDTDGSRETDQDIICPCKYAKADIAEYGHCYCSLYWSQSFAVSGKSPQGIPERRFQKETTDRN, via the coding sequence ATGAAACCGAAGTCCATTGATGAAACCAAAACCTTTACAGAAATGGTTGCCCGGAAACAGGGTTGGGTCCTTACCAGGGATTCATCCCTGTATGATGATCTAGTACAGGGTTTAAACACCAATTGGAACCGGTATGGGTATTATCTCTGCCCCTGCAGGGATACGGATGGTTCCCGGGAAACTGACCAGGATATCATCTGCCCCTGTAAGTATGCAAAGGCAGACATAGCTGAATATGGACACTGCTACTGTTCGCTCTACTGGTCTCAATCCTTTGCTGTATCAGGGAAAAGTCCACAGGGGATCCCCGAACGGCGATTCCAAAAAGAAACTACAGATAGAAACTAA